A stretch of Macadamia integrifolia cultivar HAES 741 chromosome 7, SCU_Mint_v3, whole genome shotgun sequence DNA encodes these proteins:
- the LOC122084585 gene encoding BEL1-like homeodomain protein 4, translating to MGVATAPPPSLTHSKNHNNSELASGSETCVNSMSQGFHQGIFSFSNGFDRSTISPHHHHHQPPHIAQQSRRDKLRVQGFDPPPPPLPLVGIEEEVSGELPGYETAGMLSEMFNFPSGTATAADLLENQIASSYRLSRPSPVTNEWYGNRQVGGLGPLGDGKHHHHHHHHQPNSNDRHSNSSSSSIVPQQIPGINADSAAAMHLFLMNPQPRSPSPPHPNPSNTSNPHHVQGFQSAGVAAAAASAFGDNPIHHSQFTWVPGGSAGGDNNSNKIGGVVESQGLSLSLSSLQHLETAKAEELRIGDGGVMYYGLGNGGSTAAAAASYPSMKNLRNHNPPPHHQHPQDIHVGFGSSSLGVVNVLRISKYSKPARELLEEFCSVGRGQFKMKKHSSTSNPNPNQGNGTGTGGAGGSSPSSSKDISPLSSSDRIEYQRRKVKLLSMIDEVDRRYNHYCEQMQMVVNSFDSVMGFGAATPYTALAQKAMSRHFRCLKDAIAAQLKQTCELLGEKDGATASGVTKGETPRLRMLEESLRQQRAFHQMGIMEQEAWRPQRGLPERSVNILRAWLFEHFLHPYPSDTDKHLLARQTGLSRNQVSNWFINARVRLWKPMVEEMYQKEAKEEAEERDGDEREISPLGQSSSSAQTPTPTTATAASATTPVVVPVPPPPTAATTTSSSKTISTTAQGKRSEINAHDNDPSLNAINRQCFGTTTTTTTTFTGDVLQRFPATHVLDDTCRQNGHSGILAAADYGTTAVGTNMGPTLLRFGTTTTTTTTGDVSLTLGLRHAGNLPEQSPFAVRDFGGC from the exons ATGGGAGTAGCAACAGCACCACCACCTTCTCTGACTCACTCCAAGAATCATAACAACAGCGAGTTGGCCTCAGGCAGTGAAACTTGTGTGAATTCTATGTCCCAAGGCTTCCACCAAGGGATCTTTAGCTTCTCTAATGGATTTGACAGATCAACAATATCacctcaccaccaccaccaccaaccacCACACATCGCACAGCAGAGCCGGAGGGATAAACTAAGGGTCCAAGGGTTcgacccaccaccaccaccactgccatTGGTGGGTATCGAAGAGGAAGTATCTGGTGAGCTTCCAGGTTACGAAACTGCCGGTATGTTGTCGGAGATGTTCAATTTCCCTTCTGGGACAGCTACCGCAGCCGACCTCTTGGAAAATCAGATCGCGTCTAGTTACCGTCTGTCACGACCATCACCGGTAACCAACGAGTGGTACGGAAATAGACAAGTAGGGGGGTTGGGTCCTTTGGGAGATGGGAaacatcaccatcaccatcaccatcaccagcCGAACAGCAACGACCGTcacagcaacagcagcagcagcagcatagTTCCTCAGCAGATTCCGGGCATTAATGCCGATTCAGCTGCAGCCATGCATCTTTTCCTCATGAATCCACAGCCGAGGTCACCTTCTCCTCCTCACCCAAACCCGTCTAATACTAGTAATCCTCATCACGTGCAAGGCTTCCAATCCGCCGGTGTTGCAGCAGCTGCAGCATCTGCTTTCGGTGACAACCCAATTCATCACTCCCAGTTCACATGGGTCCCCGGCGGCAGCGCCGGAGGAGATAATAACAGTAACAAAATCGGAGGGGTTGTGGAGAGCCAAGGGCTATCATTGTCGCTATCATCGTTGCAGCACTTGGAAACGGCAAAAGCCGAGGAATTGAGAATTGGGGATGGTGGGGTGATGTACTACGGTTTAGGAAACGGAGGTTCTACAGCGGCCGCGGCGGCATCGTACCCATCGATGAAGAATTTGAGGAACCAtaatcctcctcctcatcatcagCATCCTCAGGATATACATGTTGGGTTTGGGTCGTCGTCTTTAGGGGTTGTTAATGTTTTGAGAATTTCCAAGTATTCGAAGCCTGCCCGTGAGTTGCTTGAAGAGTTCTGCAGTGTTGGGAGGGGACAGTTCAAGATGAAGAAGCATTCTTCTACCTCTAACCCTAATCCTAATCAAGGCAACGGCACTGGTACTGGTGGTGCTGGTGgctcttctccatcttcttcaaaGGACATTTCTCCTTTATCTTCTTCTGATAGAATTGAATACCAACGGAGGAAGGTCAAGCTATTATCCATGATTGATGAG GTTGACAGGAGATACAACCATTACTGTGAGCAAATGCAAATGGTGGTTAACTCGTTCGACTCGGTGATGGGATTCGGTGCAGCAACTCCTTACACGGCGTTAGCACAGAAGGCAATGTCACGCCATTTCAGATGCCTTAAGGACGCCATAGCTGCACAGTTGAAGCAAACATGTGAGCTTCTGGGAGAGAAAGATGGGGCAACGGCTTCTGGAGTGACTAAAGGAGAGACACCAAGGCTTCGAATGCTGGAAGAAAGCCTAAGGCAGCAAAGAGCCTTTCACCAGATGGGAATTATGGAACAAGAAGCTTGGAGACCTCAGAGAGGCTTGCCTGAACGTTCCGTCAACATTCTTAGAGCCTGGCTTTTCGAGCATTTCCTTCACCC GTACCCGAGCGATACAGACAAGCATTTGTTGGCTCGACAGACTGGTTTATCGAGAAACCAG GTATCAAACTGGTTCATTAATGCAAGGGTTCGGTTGTGGAAACCCATGGTGGAAGAGATGTATCAGAAAGAGGCCAAAGAGGAagcagaagagagagatggagatgaAAGAGAGATAAGCCCACTAGGACAAAGCAGCAGCTCTGCACAAACACCGACACCTACAACAGCGACAGCTGCATCAGCAACAACACCGGTGGTAGTACCagtaccaccaccaccaacagcAGCAACtactacatcatcatctaaaactATTTCTACCACAGCACAAGGCAAAAGATCTGAAATCAATGCCCACGACAATGACCCCTCACTCAATGCAATCAATAGACAATGCTTtggcaccaccaccaccactaccaccaccttCACCGGCGATGTGCTTCAGCGTTTTCCGGCAACCCACGTACTTGATGACACATGTAGACAGAATGGTCATAGCGGCATCTTGGCTGCTGCTGACTATGGGACCACAGCAGTTGGTACAAATATGGGGCCAACACTATTAAGGTTTgggaccaccaccaccaccacaaccaccgGCGATGTGTCGCTTACGCTTGGGCTTCGACACGCCGGTAATTTGCCGGAGCAGAGCCCGTTTGCCGTTAGAGATTTTGGAGGATGTTGA